Below is a genomic region from Ictalurus furcatus strain D&B chromosome 27, Billie_1.0, whole genome shotgun sequence.
CGGTGATATATAGACAtattatacagaaatattttcCCATCTTTTTGGCAGTCAAAGTGTGATGTATGAAACCTGCCAGCTGATAGATTTTCATCACCAAACATGCACTGCGGAATCATTTTGCAGCTTCATCACCAGCGCACTATGAGCTGTAACCTTTAGTACACTGGACTGCACTGAAGCGTATGGGATTTTGATTTGGCTGCAGAAATGCAGAGTGACTTACTGGAATAGTTATTCGACATAATTTGATTTTGTGGCTTTGCAATTTTGATGGGTTCCCAGAAGAGTGCTTACAGTCCTTAAGGAGAAATATCCCAGCGGTCCTTTCTGGCACAAAGTACGGCTGATAAAAGACATGAATCGAGATTTTATACGTCTAGCTGCGTCTACTTAGTGAGCaatttcatattatttatatatagtacatTATTACCCGTACTTACGTCtcttataaaataaatcacaggaTTTTGTTACtccgtgtctttttttttttcttccctctgaCATTTTGGAAGCCTGCTTTATAGCCACAGTGTGGATGATTTGAGGATTGGGGTTTTTCCGAATTTTCTAACTTGTGGACTGATTTTAATGCATTCTTTTAACACTAAAATGCTTCTagggatttaaaatgaataaatattttaaaagcacaGATCAGTGAACATTAACATGAgtgataattgtttttttttccttaattattttatttattcattttattattatttttttgtacaggGTATTTCACAGGCTCAGCTGCGTCAATACCCACCAAACCCCACCATGGTCATGCGCTCCATCATCAACATGAACAACCCCAATGCGATGATGTCACGCAACCAGCTGACCACTATCAACCAATCGCAGCTGAGCGCCCAGCTCGGCCTCAACATGACCGGACCGAACATCACCCACACGTCCCCGTCTCCGCCGGCCAGCAAGTCGGCTACACCATCTCCATCCAGCTCCATTAACGAAGACGATCAGGACGATGGGAGTAAGGTgagtgacctttgacctttgcgATACGACGAAGTTATTTGATTTCTTTGAGTAAGTACTGGAATATTCTTGCTAGTCTTTCAAAGGGTCTCTATGTGTCCTTAAAAAGTCGTCATTTTTCTGAAACGCCATTTTAAAAATTTTctgttatattttttaatttgataaagcTGAAATGGAATGTAGAGACAATAGAGATCTCAGACTTAGGCTTTTTATCCTATTATCTGTGGAGTTTTTGCTCACAACTCTGAATGACATACTGCATATGTACaatgcagaattattggcactctttaaGAAAATAGgctaatatattatattgtattaaaataatatttatgaaatTAAAGAACCTTATTTGACGTTTTGTTATAGCAAAGGCcattcttataaaaaaaaaaaattatgcaaaaattTACTATTTCTCACTTTAGAGCAAACatactttattttttctccctttggccttctgtttttttttttttttttccttttcaggaTTGAGCGTATATGTTGTTCGATTTTATTTCTGATCTTGTTGAACTCACACAATTAGCTTTTATAAAGCCAAACTCTCATTCCACACTTCCTTACAGATTGGTGAAAAGCGTCCAGCACCAGACGCTGGAAAAAAGCCCAAGACTcccaagaaaaagaagaagaaagaccCTAACGAGCCTCAGAAGCCCGTCTCGGCGTATGCACTGTTCTTTCGAGACACCCAAGCGGCCATTAAGGGTCAGAACCCCAACGCTACGTTTGGGGAAGTCTCCAAGATCGTGGCGTCCATGTGGGACGGTCTGGGAGAGGAGCAGAAACAGGTACATGAGTGCTGTAAACATGATTATGTTGTATATTCAGATGTCTGCATTGACATTGATTGTAGTCTATATAATTGTCTAGCCTTGTGTGGGAGATTCTGTAGTTCAGAGAACATAAATCTTATCTAGGTACAAAATATAGGTaattccagaattattggcaccccttattaacatttaaacttttgtttctttctttgcaattcttgtttctttctttgttccttttttcttgtttctttcattgcaatttgagctgcattttaaacGTACGAAAGGtgctttgtaaataaagttactgAGAAAATGCCGCATTTGTTTATTGCCTGTTCTTCACAACGgctttactttttcttttctttttttttttcatcactgcAGGTTTACAAAAGCAAAACCGAGGCAGCCAAGAAAGAGTATCTGAAAGCTCTTGCTGCTTATCGTGCCAGTCTGGTGTCAAAGGTGAGATCTTCTgctcccccctccctccttccctctctctctctctctctctctctctctctttctctctgtctctctccatctctctctcagtagAGGTGTAAAGATAGCAGGTCGTGAAAGCAGCTAATGAGCACACCTCATTAATTCCCAGGATCTGTTTGCTAGCCTGTGGCATTAGCATATCTGTTAATGCCTGCTAAATTATTTGCtgatatttgcatatttgataGGCATACATACAGTAGCGAGTCATTACCGAGATGCAGTTGCCACATCACGTGTTTTTTTCAGAGAACTTTGCAAATCCAATGAGAGATCAAAATGAAGGTGTTAAAGTAGGTAACGATGAATAGGTAATTGATTTAAGGAACAgatgatgtgttttatttttcaaccCGAAAAAAGTAGATTTTGTGCTATTCTTGAGTTGGATCTCTTTATTCAAattctcttcctctttttctctcaggcTGCAGCAGAGTCTGCTGAAGCTCAGACTATCCGTTCGGTGCAGCAGACCCTGGCCTCCACCAGCCTCTCCCCCGGCCTGGCTTTGCCCTCTCCGCTTTCCTCACCTCTCTCCCAGCACCCCTCCATGCCCTCAGCCTCCCAGGCCCTGCAGCAAGCCCTTCCTCGAGCCATCGCCCCAAAACCGCTTCAGATGCGCGTCGGAAACAGCCACGTCGTCACCTCGGTCACCGTGGCGCACCAAAACATGGCACCGGGCATGCCGTCGCAAATGCTGGGCCAGATGTCCTCGTCGCAGATGAGCCCGCCCATGCATGCGGCCATGCAGCAGCAGCATTTGCAGCACCACCagatgcagcagcagcagatgcACCACCAGCAGATTCAGCAGCAGATGCAGCACCAGCATTTCCAGCATCACCTGCAGCAGCAGCTTCAGCAGCATCACatgcaacagcagcagcagcagcagcagcagcaacagcaacagcagcagcaaatgCAACAGCATCAGCATCAGCACATGCAAATGCAACACGTGCAGATgcaacagatgcatcagatgCATCAGCAGCAGTCGCATTCGCCCGTCCAGCACTCGCCTGGAACGCCACATTCGGCGTCGCTTGGAAGTCCGCAACCACCGCCTCCGCCGCCTCAGATCCAAGTCCTCTCACAAGTCAGTATCTactaactacaaaaaaaaatcctgcattCTCAACTTGGAGAGAGAAGACATAAAAAAGCATCGTTTCAAAGTTGCTTTTTTTCGAGTTGCACTTAAGAAGTGTGTAAGAATAACATAAGAATGTTACAAAGAACTGTCCTTTGTTCTAGATGGATATGCAGACACgtgtataaaaaagaaagaaagaaagaaaaggaaccGAAGGCTATTGCCCCGAATTTGTCTATAAAATAGGCAGAGCTATGAAGGGACAGAGTGCCTGattgttatttttctgtgtgtgcttttctttttctttttaatctctATCTTTGAGAAAGTTTCTGGGCACATTGATGGCATAGAGACAGTTGGGTCAggcggattttttttttttatagcaaagCTTTATTTACGAGGCCAATATTGGTGATAACATTACGAAAGCTCTAAACAGAAAGATTCTGATAGCTTTTGACTTGACACCATGGAGGATGACATACAAATTGGAAGTATTGTTGAACTGTAAAGACGGGAACCTGAACATGCAGGCGCAGCTTATAACACAATGCGGAGGAGATCAACTGCTCTCTGGACAATATATCAATACaacttttcttccttttctcctaactatgtttctgtaaaagaaCCTTGAGGGAGGAACCACAGAATCTCCACTTTCCACATCTCCGGAGAGAGCAAAACAAGAAGAACTTACTTTTATTACTGGAGAGAACATAACATACTGCCAGTGAGCAGATTTCTGTCAACTGACTCAAAACTGAAAACTCCCAATCCTGCTGCACATGAGCTGAGGAAACttttcctcaaaaaaataaataaataaaaataaaaaaaactctggctcaaatgtgtgtataaatagcactccaaaaaaaaaaatctatgtatTTGTCTTTACCTCAAAAATTTAAATTATGTTTCTGTTAAGTTTGTATTCATTTTGTGTAATAAAAGTGCATATTTTAAGGATATTTTAAGgagaaattgcaaaaaaaacaaaacaaaaaaaaagtgaaggacTCAAGCTAGTGTTTTAATGATTCATGTATTTTTACACTGTTCCTTGATGGCAATTTAAGTGAAGGGTGAAATTAAGAGTCCTAGCAAAGTCCTAGCAAAAGTTGGGGAAAAAATTGAAAGTATTTTCTgccagctgtaaaaaaaaaaaaaaatgaaaaagaaaagaatacggTGATGAAGACATTACACGGAAGGTGTACATTTTTCCACATCACCTGTTCGAGTTTGAATATGGAAGGCTTTAAATTCTGTTGGTAAACTGACCTGTGGATTGCAAACGTCACATAGTGCAtctcctatttttttttgttgttgttgactttTTTCGTTTCTAATGGCAGCAGTTCATTTGTTGTTTCTTTGCTTAAGAATCGAATCATCTGCTTTTTATAATCTGTCCATAGAATAAACACATTTCCATAGACTCACCTGGCTTTCGCACCATTACTAGGACTGTTCATTTTACAAcaatcttttgttttaaagaaaaggaaatgattCACATTCCATTATTAATGACACTAGCCATCGTTTTTGTATGACGCATTTCACTTCTTCGTGTTTCATTGTTTgcaatttaaaataacaatcacaaatatttatttgaaagaaaGTCGATTCATTTCAAAGATTATATTAGCCATACTTTTGTATGATATATTTCCTCAATGTCTCCTTGTTAGTTAttaaagactaaaaaaaaaaaataataaaaaaataaagacatcctTACTTCAAACTTTCAGCTCATTTGAACTTCTGGGGGGAGAATGTGGGgggaatttttctttttacaaactATCCAGAACTCAAAGATTACCCAAGGATTTTGATGAAAAattttgggagaaaaaaaaaaaattattgcaaGAAAGTCTGATTTCTTTTCATTCACGTACGTCAACTGGAGCTTTCCGAAAAGGTGTTGAAACTGTTACAGCTTTAGCTCtgatgctgacactggaggctccttccgtaaatgctaaataaacatctcttaaGTGAAAAAATtaacatatcaacaattatacagcATTTTTAGTCTAGAACAAGGATctactgtcagagatgctgttatagaaaattaacacttcaacaccttctgaccaatcagaatcgagaattcaatgAGGTGATTATAATACAGAGGAATACATTTATTGTGGATTAGCTACATGGACATATTGGTAAAATCAGAGCAGCTACAAAGTATAACTCCATATTCCATAACATATTGTCTATTTAAAGGTAGCACTCTAGCTAACTGCTTACTAGTAATGGTGTTAGCTACCAAGCTAAATTGCAGCTAGCCTTCCTACTGTATACTACGTAGCATGTCCAAGCCATTATGCTTTGGTTTTAAAAGTGCATGCATGTAGAGAGCaggaagccatttgggattcatcCCAGTCTACAGGCTCATAAACTCCGTATAGCATAAAAATTGGTTGGAATCGTCTAGGCTTTGGTCAATTTATTCAATGGTTCAGTGTTTCAATGTTTGAGGCGTTGATCCCTTTCTGGAAGATGGGTATCTCCTCACTGAAGCAGCTAGAAGCCTGTTCTTGTTATGGCTGAAAATACCTCCCAGGAAACGTTGCCAAGATGGTCGTCGAGTGTAGAGAGACTTTCAGAGAAAGGTCTTCAGATATACCTCCTTTATTCCTCAGCCCCCCACACACTAGATACATTTCTAACATGGGCTTCAGGGGACTCCACCCTGTCTACCCTCCTCCCTTCCTGCTTGTAAACTGGGGGAAGGGCTGTGGGGCAAACTCTGATtatcataaacacacaataaaaatgaGAGGCCACCCCAGGGGCATACCTAAACTGAGGGATGGGAggtgggggaggggaggggagggaggtTGGAGGGGCTGCCCATTCGTTTGGGACCCAGACCCTCCAGGTTTCCAttagatcaaaaaaaaaaaagcacagagagagagaaattgagtTGTTGGAGATGTACGTAGCTTGATTGCGAATGAAAATGCTAATCTAATCTTACTGGTAGAATTCAATTCCTCCAAGTATAACAGTTGCTGTGGATTAAGATATCAACGGACAGCTTAAACTTCTGATCCCACCATGGGGACGTTAAATGTTATCACAGTCATTTAAATGCTAGCCAGTAAGACAATTATGTATTGTATTGCTTGTTTATGGACACACATTGATGGACCTCTTTATACAGTAAGCCATTTGAACAGCTCTACTATTTACATTCTACTATTTAcatactatttatttaaaataaaacttgatAAACTTGAATCCCTGAGACTTTGGTTTAATCAGCTGATGGGCAAGTCCTGCTGACTAATCCACAAGCGTCAAGCTCAAGGCTTGCGTGCCAAATACATCCCGCTGTTTTTTATGTTTCAGTCAACACTCACAACCCATTGTTTGCAAAAACAATATTGAAATGTAGTAGTCTCTACTGCTTAACATTTTCACACTAGACCAGTGATATCTAGAATTCACACATGATCTGTAGCATAGCATAGCGGCTACTACTGCAAAAGACGACAACTTAGCGAGTGAAAACATATCGAGTATATCTAATATTTCCAAGTATAATATACTTAcatacaataaaccaaatatatgattattaccCCTATTTCTAGACAGTTACGCTTTTATTTTGTCCATTGGCAGATTTTCTATTTTCtagaaatgcttaaaattagcaaaatacactgaaaaataaaatctcaccAAATTGGAATTGACTTAATTCAAATGCATATATTGGTTCCACGTGATTGAATTGAGTGACATTAACATAATATGTTTTTGTACAGCCAACGTGATTTGATCATGTTTTTTCAAAGCGCTGAATAAAAATCACACTCCGTGCTCTCACCTGAGCTGAGGATCGAACCCGTTTCATTGCCATCTTACAACGGCTGCATTACCGCTGCGCTATTCTACCACGTTTCAATCATGTTAATTTAATACTTTAGTAATAGTTCCTGTCAATTGCCAAGATCCTTGTGagatttcataatgtaattgGTTTGCGTTAATACTATGTGAATTGCTCATGctcataatttacataattcaaTTTAGTACTTAGAAACTTGTCGCAATTGAGTTTAGTATAAGCAATGAAGTCacgttttgatgagaaacttgagaaatattttatgtaagttatatgtaatatacTGCATTCTATTAAATCTGACCCAGCACATATTCCCTTTTTTTCGGTATAGAACAAGATTATTTCAAGATTGAAATTAGTCAagatgtctagaaataggtttagtaatcttatatattttttagtgtaatcttataataggacaTACTGGATTAATTTGATTACATTCAAGATGTTTTCACTTGATAAGATGTGAATGTACAGTACACATGGGCTCACATCTCACCTCGCTGAAACGCTAGTTAAAATGGATGCCTTTCTCTTGTGTTTGAAGTAAGAAATATTTCGGGTGTTGGGTTTTATTGTGATTCAATAATTCACATCAAATACAGAAATGCATCAGCCAGGAGAAGGAGAAATATGACTAGGAGAAATGTGAGACTAAGGACATGTATATTCTTAGGAGAGACTTCttcttaaatctttttttttatgttacatattttctatatttggaAAATAgatgtgcaaaagtcttaggcaccttTTTCGTTTAGTACAAAATGTGTTATAGATGATTATTTTATGACTGCTGCATATTTGAATccgtacaaaaacattttatatttcttaacattacttttcagacaaaaaaaaaccaaaacaaacaaacaaaaaaaaacattatgaaaactgctgggttttgcaaaaaaataataaaataaataaaagaa
It encodes:
- the tox3 gene encoding TOX high mobility group box family member 3, with translation MDVRFYPSSGGTSIPGDPQNMDFSHCSGYYSYNKFGNNNNYMNMADANGSLLAGGDTFHTPSLGDEEFEIPPITPPPETESGLGLHDGGSSFPGLPEHPNPQRVHFTPQFPPQSLDLPSITISRNMMEQDGVGINNGLPVGISQAQLRQYPPNPTMVMRSIINMNNPNAMMSRNQLTTINQSQLSAQLGLNMTGPNITHTSPSPPASKSATPSPSSSINEDDQDDGSKIGEKRPAPDAGKKPKTPKKKKKKDPNEPQKPVSAYALFFRDTQAAIKGQNPNATFGEVSKIVASMWDGLGEEQKQVYKSKTEAAKKEYLKALAAYRASLVSKAAAESAEAQTIRSVQQTLASTSLSPGLALPSPLSSPLSQHPSMPSASQALQQALPRAIAPKPLQMRVGNSHVVTSVTVAHQNMAPGMPSQMLGQMSSSQMSPPMHAAMQQQHLQHHQMQQQQMHHQQIQQQMQHQHFQHHLQQQLQQHHMQQQQQQQQQQQQQQQQMQQHQHQHMQMQHVQMQQMHQMHQQQSHSPVQHSPGTPHSASLGSPQPPPPPPQIQVLSQVSIY